AAGGTCGCGGCGAGCATGTCCTGGGACGCGGGCATGCACGACGCGGCGCAGCGGTACTACGTGCTGGGCGTGCGCATGGCCAAGGCCGGGCGCAACGACCCGTTCGCCGCGCTGTGCCTGGCGGCGATGGCGAGGCAGATGTTCGACCTGGGCCGCCCGGAGGACGGTCTGGAGCTCGTGCAGCTGGGTCAGTACGGCACCCGGCGCACGGCTACCCCGACGTTGCAGGCGCTCCTGCTGACCCGCGAGGCGTGGGCCTACGCCCAGATGGGTCAGGTGCGAGAGTTCCACCGGGCGGTCGGGCAGGCGCAGGACAGCTTCGCCCAGCGGCGGGACGGCTCGGAGCCGTGGTGGCTCCACAGCTTCGACGAGGCGGAGCTGGAGGGCGTGATCGGCGCCCGGATGCGGGACCTGGCGGGTCACGACCCGAAGCAGGCGCCGCGGGCCGAGCAGCACATCAGGCGGGCGCTGGACCTGCGCGACCCGGCCCGGGTGCGCAACCGGGCGTTCGACGTCATCGGGTTGGCCCGCACCATGATGGTGGCGGGTGAGCCCGAGGAGGCGTGCGGGCTGATCCAGCAGGTGGTGCCGACCGCGGCGGGCCTGGCGTCCGGGCGGGTCGTGCGCAAGCTCCAGGACTTCGCGAAGGAGGCGGAGCGACACCGGGACCTGCCGGTCGTGCGCGACGCGCGCGAGGCGATCCGGGGATTGCGGACGGCCTAGTGATGCGGGTGGGGATCACCGGGCACAGCAAACTGGTGCCCGACTGCGTCGACGCGGTGAGCGCGGCGATCCGCGCTGCGTTGGAGGCCGAGGCGGCGGGCGGGTCATCCCTCGTGGGGGTGACCTGCCTGGCGCCCGGCGCGGACCAGCTGTTCGCGCGGGTCGTGCTGGACCTGGGCGGGCGGGTGGAGGTCGTGCTGCCCGCGACGGACTACCGGGACCGGCTCAAGCCGGACAAGCGCGCCGCCTACGACGAACTGCTGGCGCGGGCGCACGTGGTGAGCGTGCTGCCGAACGAGCTGTCGGGGCGGCACGCGTACGTGATGGCCAACGAGCGGATGCTCGCGTCGGTGGAGCTGCTGGTCGCGGTGTGGGACGGGCAGCCGCCCGACGGCCGGGGCGGCACGGCGGACGTGGTGGAGACGGCGCGCGCGTCGGGGGTGCCGGTGGTGGTCGTGTGGCCGGAGGGCGCGGCACGCGGCTGATCGAGGACGGTCGTCGTCCGCGATGGCCGGCAGACTCGGCGGCATGTTGGAGACCTCGGCCCGGCTGCTGAAGCTGCTCTCGCTGCTCCAGGTCCGCCGCGACTGGACCGGGCCGGACCTGGCGGCGCGGCTGGGCGTGGACGTGCGGACCGTGCGGCGGGACGTGGACAAGCTGCGCACCCTCGGCTACCCGGTGAACGCGGCGCCCGGCGTGTCGGGCGGCTACCAGTTGGGCGCGGGCGCCGAGCTGCCGCCGCTGTTGCTGGACGACGACGAGGCGGTGGCCGTGGCGGTGGGGTTGCGGACCGCCGCGAACGGCACGGTCGCGGGCATCGAGGAGACGTCGGTGCGGGCGCTGGCGAAGCTGGAGCAGGTGCTGCCGTCGCGGCTGCGGCGGCGGGTGAACGCGCTCGGGCAGCACACGGTGGCGCTCACGCCGACCGTGGCGCGGGTCGACTCCGGCACGCTCACCGCCATCGCCGGCGCGTGCCGCGACCGCCGGCGGCTGCGGTTCCCCTACGCGGGGCGCGACGGCGGCACGAGGCGGCACGTCGAGCCGCTGGGCCTGGCCCACACCGGTCGGCGCTGGTACCTGGTGGCGTGGGACGTGGACAAGGAGGACTGGCGCACGTTCCGGGTCGACCGGATCGAGGGCGAGCCGGCGCCGGGCGCCCGGTTCCCGCCGCGCGAGCCGCCGGCGGAGGACCTGGCGTCGTACGTGTCGCGGCAGCTGTCCGTGGCGCCCTACCAGCACCGGGCGCGGCTGGTGATGCACGCGCCCTACGACGT
This region of Saccharothrix longispora genomic DNA includes:
- a CDS encoding helix-turn-helix transcriptional regulator produces the protein MLETSARLLKLLSLLQVRRDWTGPDLAARLGVDVRTVRRDVDKLRTLGYPVNAAPGVSGGYQLGAGAELPPLLLDDDEAVAVAVGLRTAANGTVAGIEETSVRALAKLEQVLPSRLRRRVNALGQHTVALTPTVARVDSGTLTAIAGACRDRRRLRFPYAGRDGGTRRHVEPLGLAHTGRRWYLVAWDVDKEDWRTFRVDRIEGEPAPGARFPPREPPAEDLASYVSRQLSVAPYQHRARLVMHAPYDVVAARTSMTSVHLERIDDGRTRLTVGTPSLEEVVLWIAMIGVDFEVEGPEELREHLRSHAARLLRAAGDRPG